A genomic stretch from Rhizobium brockwellii includes:
- a CDS encoding invasion associated locus B family protein: MSKFLKIGMTRGLRTIAPVLIFIACANPAFSQSAVPAEQGPEQVPAPAQPAPAMKSQKFDDWYYRCTGSAGSEACEVAQVAQVAKDGKPVNILTLAIAASPAGSAGKGKDKGDKGKPRLMLTVLLPLNVFLPSGLSIKADGKPVAKLDYRNCNQSGCWAQQALDTKTAAALKKGSSAEGLVRLMNGQDVNIRFSLKGLKPALDELQSIAVK, translated from the coding sequence ATGAGCAAATTTTTGAAAATCGGCATGACGCGGGGCCTTCGGACTATCGCCCCCGTTTTGATATTCATCGCTTGTGCCAACCCGGCTTTTTCACAATCGGCTGTTCCAGCCGAGCAAGGACCGGAACAGGTGCCGGCGCCAGCTCAACCGGCGCCGGCCATGAAATCTCAGAAATTCGACGACTGGTATTATCGCTGCACGGGTTCGGCAGGCAGTGAGGCTTGCGAAGTCGCACAGGTCGCGCAAGTCGCCAAAGACGGCAAACCCGTCAATATCCTGACGCTGGCAATCGCCGCGTCGCCGGCCGGTTCTGCCGGCAAGGGCAAGGACAAGGGCGACAAGGGCAAGCCGCGGCTGATGCTGACGGTCCTTCTGCCGCTCAACGTCTTCCTGCCCTCCGGCCTGTCGATCAAGGCCGACGGCAAGCCCGTCGCCAAACTCGATTATCGCAACTGCAACCAGTCCGGATGCTGGGCGCAGCAGGCGCTGGATACGAAGACGGCCGCGGCGCTGAAGAAGGGCTCGAGCGCCGAAGGGCTGGTGCGGCTGATGAACGGCCAGGACGTCAATATCCGTTTCTCGCTGAAAGGGCTGAAACCGGCCCTCGACGAACTCCAGTCCATTGCCGTGAAGTAG
- the thiM gene encoding hydroxyethylthiazole kinase translates to MQTKTTPGAMLKAMREKPPLVQCITNYVAMNIAANVLLAAGASPAMVHAAEEAGEFAGIASALTINIGTLSTQWIDGMQAAAKAATSAGKPWVLDPVAHYATAFRRNAVADLLALRPTVIRGNASEIIALAGGESRGQGVDSRDPVEQAEGAARWLAERQRAVVAVTGAVDFVTDGERAVRIEGGSALMPQVTALGCSLTCLVGAFAATAPEDTFGATVAALSTFAIAGEEAALGAAGPGSFSWRFLDALAALDAETLDARARISAA, encoded by the coding sequence ATGCAGACCAAGACTACACCCGGAGCGATGCTGAAGGCGATGCGCGAGAAGCCGCCGCTCGTTCAGTGCATCACCAATTACGTCGCCATGAACATTGCCGCAAATGTTCTGCTTGCCGCGGGCGCCTCGCCCGCCATGGTGCATGCTGCGGAAGAAGCCGGCGAATTCGCCGGGATCGCCAGTGCGCTGACCATCAATATCGGCACGCTGTCGACGCAATGGATCGACGGTATGCAGGCGGCGGCAAAGGCTGCGACATCCGCCGGCAAGCCGTGGGTGCTCGATCCTGTCGCTCACTATGCCACGGCTTTCCGCCGCAACGCGGTCGCCGACCTCCTGGCGCTGCGTCCGACCGTCATCCGCGGCAACGCTTCCGAGATCATCGCGCTTGCCGGCGGAGAGAGCCGCGGCCAAGGCGTCGACAGCCGCGATCCGGTCGAGCAGGCGGAAGGTGCGGCGCGATGGCTGGCTGAGCGTCAGAGGGCGGTCGTCGCCGTGACCGGCGCCGTGGATTTCGTCACCGACGGCGAGCGAGCGGTGCGCATCGAAGGCGGATCGGCCTTGATGCCGCAAGTCACCGCGCTCGGCTGCTCGCTCACCTGCCTCGTCGGCGCCTTTGCTGCGACCGCACCCGAAGACACCTTCGGCGCGACGGTTGCTGCGCTTTCAACCTTCGCCATCGCCGGCGAGGAGGCGGCACTTGGGGCGGCCGGCCCCGGCTCCTTCTCCTGGCGCTTCCTCGATGCGCTGGCCGCGCTCGACGCCGAAACGCTTGACGCCAGGGCAAGGATATCGGCGGCATGA
- the thiD gene encoding bifunctional hydroxymethylpyrimidine kinase/phosphomethylpyrimidine kinase: protein MIRNVLSIAGSDPSGGAGIQADLKAFSARGVYGMAVLTALTAQNTQGVSGVHLVPPQFVADQINTVFADVRVDAVKIGMIANAGIADAVAGALTDHRDIPIVIDPVMIAKGGAALLAPEAVDVLTRRLLPLATLLTPNLPEAAALLHQPVATNRAEMAAQAERLRALGPAAVLVKGGHLDSDESPDVLATAAGLHWFEARRVPTKNTHGTGCTLSSALAAALAKGASAREAVAIAKDYLAGAVAAAGSLTVGSGHGPVQHFHVLWKDGE, encoded by the coding sequence ATGATCCGCAACGTTCTCTCGATCGCCGGCTCTGATCCCTCAGGCGGCGCCGGCATCCAGGCCGATCTCAAGGCCTTTTCCGCCCGCGGCGTCTACGGCATGGCGGTGCTGACCGCGCTGACGGCGCAGAACACGCAAGGGGTGAGCGGTGTGCATCTGGTACCGCCGCAATTCGTCGCCGACCAGATCAATACCGTCTTTGCCGATGTCCGCGTCGATGCCGTCAAGATCGGCATGATCGCCAATGCCGGCATCGCCGACGCCGTTGCCGGTGCGCTGACTGACCACCGCGACATTCCGATCGTCATCGACCCGGTCATGATCGCCAAGGGTGGAGCCGCCCTGCTTGCGCCTGAAGCGGTCGACGTACTGACCCGGCGGCTGCTGCCGCTTGCCACGCTGCTGACCCCGAACCTGCCCGAAGCCGCCGCCCTGCTGCACCAGCCGGTGGCGACAAACCGGGCGGAGATGGCGGCGCAGGCAGAGCGCTTGCGGGCGCTTGGCCCGGCCGCAGTGCTGGTCAAGGGCGGCCATCTCGACAGCGACGAGAGCCCTGACGTGCTTGCCACGGCCGCCGGCCTGCACTGGTTCGAAGCCAGGCGCGTGCCGACCAAGAACACCCACGGCACCGGCTGCACGCTGTCCAGCGCGCTGGCGGCCGCGCTCGCCAAGGGCGCCTCGGCGCGGGAGGCCGTCGCCATCGCCAAGGATTACCTCGCCGGCGCGGTCGCGGCTGCCGGAAGTCTCACCGTCGGCTCCGGCCACGGCCCAGTGCAGCATTTTCATGTGCTCTGGAAAGACGGCGAATAA
- a CDS encoding glycoside hydrolase family 3 N-terminal domain-containing protein has translation MSSTPLALFVGLPNPTISDDEFALFRETNPLGLFVGRRNQREPEQTRRLIDRFREAVGRDDAPVFTDQEGGRVQHLDAGPWPLFRSFGQFAELARRDFDLGKKALRLSSRAMGAMMTELGLSSGCSPVLDLVFETTSAVIGARSFGPDPDFIAALGREVVDGLLETGNMPVIKHIPGHGRATLDSHKERPVVDASRETLTATDFKPFVALKDTPWAMVAHVVYSAYDAALPASVSPVMHEVIRKEMGYEGVLISDCIFMQSLSGTLPERVKQVLDAGFDIALHSHGDIPESEAAAKAARPLTEAALKRIAAGKARLGNLKIDVRAAHAEVEDMFASALVS, from the coding sequence TTGTCCTCGACCCCGCTCGCTCTTTTCGTCGGCCTTCCAAATCCCACTATTTCGGATGATGAATTCGCCCTCTTTCGCGAAACCAATCCACTCGGCCTGTTCGTCGGCCGGCGCAATCAGCGCGAGCCGGAGCAGACGAGGCGGCTGATCGACCGCTTCCGCGAAGCCGTCGGCCGCGACGACGCGCCTGTCTTCACCGACCAGGAAGGCGGCCGCGTCCAGCATCTCGATGCCGGCCCCTGGCCGCTCTTCCGCAGCTTCGGCCAGTTTGCCGAACTTGCGCGCCGTGATTTCGATCTCGGCAAAAAAGCATTGCGCCTTTCCTCCCGGGCCATGGGCGCGATGATGACGGAACTCGGCCTTTCCAGCGGCTGCTCGCCCGTTCTCGACCTCGTCTTCGAGACGACGAGCGCGGTCATCGGCGCCCGCTCCTTCGGCCCTGATCCCGATTTCATCGCTGCCCTCGGCCGCGAGGTGGTCGATGGCCTGCTCGAGACCGGCAACATGCCTGTTATCAAGCACATTCCCGGCCATGGCCGCGCGACGCTCGACTCCCACAAAGAGCGTCCGGTGGTCGACGCCAGCCGCGAGACGCTCACCGCGACCGATTTCAAACCCTTCGTGGCGCTGAAGGATACGCCCTGGGCGATGGTCGCCCATGTCGTCTACTCGGCCTATGACGCCGCGCTGCCGGCGTCCGTCTCGCCTGTTATGCACGAGGTGATCCGCAAGGAGATGGGCTATGAGGGCGTGCTGATATCAGACTGCATCTTCATGCAGTCGCTCTCCGGCACCCTGCCCGAACGCGTCAAACAGGTGCTCGACGCAGGCTTCGACATCGCGCTCCACAGCCACGGCGACATCCCGGAAAGCGAAGCTGCCGCCAAGGCCGCCCGCCCGCTGACGGAAGCCGCCCTCAAGCGCATCGCCGCCGGCAAGGCTCGCCTCGGCAATCTCAAGATCGATGTCCGCGCTGCCCATGCAGAAGTCGAAGACATGTTTGCAAGCGCGCTGGTCTCCTGA
- the thiE gene encoding thiamine phosphate synthase, translating into MKAFDLSLYLVLDPDLCAGIGMVETARLAVAGGATIVQLRDKHAGTIGMIETGRALKQALDGTGALLIVNDDVEAAIAIGADGLHIGQEDMGARRARTMIGPDMILGLSVETAALASTVDPDLIDYTGVGPVFATPTKADHKQPIGFDGLARLVKASPVPSVAIGGLKADHVAQVFAAGAEGLAVVSAICGTPDPEAATRRIAAEIRKVRA; encoded by the coding sequence ATGAAGGCTTTCGACCTTTCGCTCTATCTCGTCCTCGACCCCGATCTCTGCGCGGGGATCGGCATGGTCGAAACGGCGCGACTTGCCGTTGCCGGCGGCGCGACCATAGTGCAGCTGCGTGACAAACATGCCGGCACCATCGGGATGATCGAGACCGGCCGCGCCTTGAAACAGGCGCTGGATGGGACCGGCGCCCTGCTCATCGTCAACGATGACGTCGAGGCGGCCATCGCCATCGGCGCTGACGGCCTGCATATCGGCCAGGAAGACATGGGTGCGCGCAGAGCGCGGACGATGATCGGCCCCGATATGATCCTCGGCCTGTCGGTCGAGACCGCGGCGCTCGCCAGCACCGTCGATCCGGATCTCATCGACTACACCGGCGTCGGGCCGGTGTTTGCGACACCGACCAAGGCCGACCACAAACAGCCGATCGGCTTTGATGGACTTGCAAGGCTGGTAAAGGCCTCGCCGGTGCCGTCGGTGGCGATCGGCGGGCTCAAGGCGGATCATGTCGCCCAAGTGTTCGCCGCCGGCGCCGAGGGGCTTGCCGTCGTTTCCGCCATCTGCGGCACGCCCGATCCTGAAGCGGCCACGCGCCGCATCGCTGCAGAAATTCGAAAGGTGCGCGCATGA
- a CDS encoding ShlB/FhaC/HecB family hemolysin secretion/activation protein: protein MTTDIRSFLVAGAVLVMGAVPAYAQSPADDFNRRQEDKFQSQRLDALRRATPGGSADTENGSLPASQANAACFDIMRVEIDGANLLSAQEIGKVTAPYGSRCVGLAEINAVLRDVTHLYIDHGYATSRAYVPQQDIRKTRILRLLVVEGTLSDIYLNGQKIAGSSSLATAFPGLIGRVVNIRDIEQGLDQMNRLQANDAKSAMLPGPKDGTSILNIENSPGWPWHVSLGNNNMGQESTGFSRSSASLTFDDLIDINDQWNFSYEHSGPSYPWSNDGRGYGNSYSGSVSVPYGYSTVSLNGSWYQYESAVEGNFSTLETSGNSGQAGLGIDRVVLRDKDSITTVRSSLTYKQTNNFLLGNLIEVGSRRYTVGEIGISHSRRMFGGIWVFDASYDKGLGLFDAVEPGDPGAGNADPRFSKFNATISVTQPFQAAGRQFELTSLLSGQYSPDNLLGAEQISLGSYSNVRGTRESVLFGNNGMFSHNEIVWRTKSNESGDAVAKVLGELRPYLGLDYGHVYSQKRFDMTGGDLASWTAGIRAVGGNISADLGYSDIVASSLDHVDGGLFYFSASTHW from the coding sequence ATGACCACAGACATTCGATCCTTCCTGGTCGCCGGCGCTGTCCTCGTTATGGGTGCCGTCCCCGCATATGCACAATCGCCGGCCGACGATTTTAACCGCCGTCAGGAAGACAAGTTTCAGTCGCAGCGGCTGGATGCCCTGCGTCGCGCAACACCAGGCGGCAGTGCGGACACGGAAAACGGCTCTTTGCCGGCTAGCCAGGCAAATGCTGCCTGTTTCGACATCATGCGCGTCGAGATCGATGGGGCAAATCTGCTATCGGCGCAGGAGATCGGCAAGGTGACGGCACCTTACGGCAGCCGATGCGTCGGTCTTGCGGAGATCAATGCGGTCCTCAGGGATGTCACGCACCTCTATATCGATCATGGTTATGCAACCTCGCGTGCCTACGTGCCGCAGCAGGATATCCGCAAGACCAGGATCCTCCGCCTGCTCGTCGTCGAAGGCACGCTCTCGGACATCTATCTCAATGGCCAGAAAATCGCCGGCAGCAGTTCGCTGGCGACAGCCTTTCCGGGCCTGATCGGCCGGGTCGTCAATATCCGCGATATCGAGCAGGGGCTCGACCAGATGAACCGGCTACAGGCCAACGACGCCAAATCCGCCATGCTGCCCGGCCCCAAGGACGGAACGTCGATCCTGAATATCGAAAACAGCCCGGGCTGGCCCTGGCATGTCTCCCTCGGCAACAACAATATGGGGCAGGAAAGCACCGGCTTTTCCAGGAGCTCGGCATCGCTGACCTTCGACGATCTCATCGATATCAACGATCAGTGGAACTTTTCATACGAGCATAGCGGTCCGAGCTATCCATGGAGCAATGACGGACGGGGATATGGCAACAGCTATTCCGGCAGCGTCAGCGTCCCCTACGGTTACTCCACTGTTTCGCTAAACGGCTCCTGGTACCAGTATGAAAGTGCGGTCGAAGGCAACTTCAGCACCCTCGAGACCTCGGGCAATTCGGGGCAGGCGGGCCTTGGCATCGACCGCGTCGTCTTGCGCGACAAGGATTCGATCACCACCGTCCGCAGCAGCCTGACCTACAAGCAGACGAACAACTTCTTGCTCGGCAATCTGATCGAGGTCGGCAGCCGCCGGTATACGGTCGGCGAGATTGGCATTTCCCATTCCCGCCGCATGTTCGGCGGCATCTGGGTGTTCGACGCCAGCTATGACAAGGGGCTCGGTCTCTTCGATGCCGTGGAACCAGGGGATCCCGGCGCCGGCAACGCCGATCCACGATTTTCAAAGTTCAATGCCACGATCAGCGTGACGCAGCCGTTCCAGGCCGCCGGCCGGCAGTTCGAGCTGACTTCGCTGCTCAGTGGTCAATATTCCCCCGACAATCTCCTCGGCGCCGAGCAGATTTCCCTCGGCAGCTACAGCAATGTCCGCGGCACGCGCGAAAGCGTGCTCTTCGGCAATAATGGCATGTTCAGCCACAACGAGATTGTCTGGAGAACGAAATCCAACGAAAGCGGCGACGCAGTCGCCAAGGTCCTCGGTGAACTGCGCCCCTACCTCGGCCTGGATTACGGCCACGTCTATTCGCAAAAACGCTTCGACATGACGGGGGGCGACCTCGCCAGCTGGACGGCCGGTATCCGCGCTGTCGGCGGCAATATCAGCGCCGACCTCGGCTATTCCGACATCGTTGCAAGCAGCCTCGACCACGTCGACGGCGGGCTCTTTTATTTCAGCGCATCCACTCATTGGTAA